The following are encoded together in the Gimesia chilikensis genome:
- a CDS encoding PSD1 and planctomycete cytochrome C domain-containing protein: MIGRLFLASLFSASVCLTSTQAAESEKKTDTLSFENDVRKILKVHCLHCHGENGEMEGSLDLRLKRFMVKGGDSGPSIVPGKSGESELIARIEAKEMPPEGKHMPDEELAILKQWIDQGAHTLRPEPEKIGDDYIAPDDLAFWSFQAVKNPPVPQVKQPKLVRQPIDAFLLSKLEEKDLTFTSEAAKATLARRAFYDLIGLPPTPEELKQFLDDKSPDAYEKLIDRLLASPHYGERWGRHWLDVAGYADSEGYNNKDQERPWAFRYRDYVIKSFNEDKPYDQFLQEQLAGDEMVKPPYHKLSPEDMQKLVATGFLRMAPDGTGSNPAEKEVAKNQVVTDTVDIVSSSILGMTVACAQCHDHKYDPIPQNDYYRFRAIFEPALDWKNWRTPAGRRISIMSDADRQKANELEKEAQKVLAERTELVNKFIDRTLERELLDVPEEKREAARKAYKTAGKERTREQVALLKDYPRINRLSAGSLYLYDRTLYEQSSKATQKSKELARDLVEKVKTETLAKIPEDRKALALAAQKADAKKRTEEEKKIIEEFPGLLVSTTNLKDFDPEGAAQVQHFKDEAKRFNDLKTTAILKEYSDKAAKIREKKPQEEFIRVLTEVPGKVPKTFFFNRGDFEQPKHELEPAGLSVVKTSLNQQVEIPVQSKDIPTTGRRLAYAKYITNGEHPLTARVFVNRLWLHHFGKGIVASPTDFGKLGIPPTHSELLDWLAHDFVSNGWKIKRLHKMMMTSTAYMQSSQRSDEYDVVDPDNLLYGHMPVRRLEAETIRDFIIAVTGKLKTDLYGTPVPVKEDEVGQIVVGISNVDSAGRQGKNIKMDDRQFRRSIYVAVSRSKPLAVLDMFDAPKMEPNCEKRSSSTVAPQSLLMMNSGFMVEHAEYFAERLQKERAGNKAEQVKLAWMLAYGKEPTAEEIKQSIAFIDSQIPQFDKKNSAGKTPEQLALATFCQALLSSNGFLYVD; encoded by the coding sequence ATGATCGGTCGACTTTTCCTGGCGTCTCTGTTTTCTGCATCCGTCTGTCTGACTTCAACTCAGGCCGCTGAGTCTGAGAAAAAAACGGATACGCTCTCCTTTGAGAACGATGTGCGCAAGATCCTCAAAGTCCACTGTCTGCACTGCCATGGCGAAAATGGCGAGATGGAAGGCAGTCTCGATCTCCGTCTCAAGCGGTTCATGGTCAAAGGGGGCGACAGCGGTCCCTCCATCGTGCCGGGTAAGAGTGGCGAGAGTGAACTGATCGCCCGCATCGAAGCCAAGGAGATGCCTCCCGAAGGCAAGCACATGCCTGACGAGGAACTCGCGATTCTCAAACAATGGATCGATCAGGGCGCGCATACGCTGCGTCCCGAACCGGAAAAAATCGGCGATGATTATATTGCTCCCGATGACCTGGCTTTCTGGTCATTCCAGGCTGTTAAAAATCCTCCCGTACCACAGGTAAAACAGCCCAAACTGGTCCGCCAGCCGATCGATGCGTTCCTGCTGTCCAAACTGGAAGAAAAGGATCTGACCTTCACGTCGGAAGCAGCGAAAGCAACGCTGGCACGACGTGCGTTTTACGATCTGATTGGCCTGCCTCCCACTCCGGAAGAACTGAAGCAGTTTCTGGATGACAAGAGTCCGGACGCCTATGAAAAACTGATCGACCGTCTGCTCGCTTCACCGCATTACGGAGAACGCTGGGGACGTCACTGGCTGGACGTCGCCGGGTATGCCGATTCCGAAGGCTACAACAACAAAGACCAGGAACGCCCCTGGGCTTTCCGCTACCGCGATTATGTCATCAAGTCGTTCAACGAAGATAAGCCTTACGATCAGTTCCTGCAGGAACAGCTGGCCGGCGATGAAATGGTCAAGCCGCCTTATCACAAGTTGAGTCCGGAAGACATGCAGAAGCTGGTTGCCACCGGTTTTCTGCGGATGGCCCCGGATGGGACCGGCAGTAACCCTGCTGAAAAGGAAGTCGCGAAAAACCAGGTCGTGACAGACACCGTGGACATTGTTTCGTCTTCCATCCTGGGAATGACCGTCGCGTGTGCCCAGTGCCACGATCACAAATACGACCCGATTCCACAAAACGATTACTATCGTTTCCGTGCCATTTTCGAACCGGCTCTGGACTGGAAAAACTGGCGGACACCCGCCGGACGTCGGATTTCGATCATGTCGGACGCCGATCGCCAGAAAGCGAACGAGCTGGAAAAAGAAGCTCAGAAAGTCCTCGCGGAACGTACAGAACTGGTCAACAAGTTCATCGACCGTACTCTTGAGCGTGAGCTACTGGACGTTCCCGAAGAGAAGCGGGAAGCCGCCCGGAAAGCTTATAAAACGGCGGGTAAAGAACGGACCAGGGAACAGGTGGCCCTGCTGAAGGACTATCCCCGTATTAACCGTCTCTCTGCAGGTTCGTTGTATCTCTACGACCGGACTCTGTATGAGCAGTCCAGCAAAGCGACTCAGAAATCCAAGGAACTGGCGCGCGATCTGGTCGAAAAAGTCAAAACAGAAACGCTGGCCAAAATTCCGGAAGACCGCAAAGCACTGGCTTTAGCTGCACAGAAAGCCGACGCGAAAAAACGGACGGAAGAAGAGAAGAAAATTATCGAAGAGTTCCCGGGCCTCCTGGTTTCGACAACGAATCTGAAGGATTTCGATCCCGAAGGAGCCGCCCAGGTGCAGCACTTCAAAGACGAAGCCAAACGGTTTAACGATCTGAAGACCACGGCGATCCTCAAGGAATACAGTGACAAAGCGGCCAAGATCCGTGAGAAAAAACCGCAGGAAGAATTCATTCGTGTCCTCACTGAAGTCCCGGGGAAAGTGCCAAAAACCTTCTTCTTCAATCGGGGTGACTTCGAACAACCCAAACATGAACTGGAACCTGCAGGCCTGTCGGTCGTCAAAACCAGTCTGAATCAGCAGGTTGAAATTCCGGTTCAGAGCAAAGACATTCCCACAACGGGGCGTCGTCTGGCCTACGCGAAGTACATCACGAACGGCGAGCATCCGCTGACGGCCCGTGTGTTTGTGAACCGTCTCTGGCTGCATCACTTCGGGAAAGGAATCGTGGCTTCGCCGACCGACTTCGGTAAGCTGGGCATTCCGCCGACTCACAGTGAACTGCTGGACTGGCTGGCTCACGACTTCGTTTCCAACGGGTGGAAAATCAAACGTCTGCACAAGATGATGATGACCTCTACCGCTTACATGCAGAGTTCACAACGCTCCGACGAATACGATGTCGTCGATCCGGACAACCTGCTCTACGGTCATATGCCGGTCCGTCGTCTCGAAGCGGAAACGATTCGCGATTTCATCATTGCCGTGACAGGCAAACTGAAGACCGACCTGTATGGCACGCCGGTTCCCGTCAAAGAAGATGAAGTTGGTCAGATCGTAGTTGGGATCTCCAATGTCGATTCCGCCGGTCGCCAGGGTAAGAATATCAAGATGGACGATCGCCAGTTCCGCCGCAGCATTTATGTCGCGGTCAGCCGCAGTAAACCGCTGGCGGTTCTGGATATGTTCGATGCTCCCAAGATGGAGCCCAACTGTGAAAAACGATCCTCATCCACCGTGGCTCCACAGTCACTGTTGATGATGAACAGTGGCTTCATGGTGGAACATGCCGAGTACTTCGCAGAACGTCTGCAGAAAGAACGGGCCGGCAACAAAGCGGAACAGGTCAAACTGGCCTGGATGCTGGCCTATGGTAAAGAACCGACGGCTGAAGAAATTAAACAGTCGATTGCGTTTATTGATTCACAGATTCCTCAGTTTGATAAGAAAAACAGTGCAGGCAAAACTCCGGAACAGCTGGCACTGGCAACCTTCTGCCAGGCCCTGCTCAGTAGTAACGGGTTCCTGTATGTCGACTGA
- a CDS encoding DUF1501 domain-containing protein — protein sequence MNQYQDINTVVNRRQLLMQAGAGFGGIALNAMLAQQAEAAAKTKPKKPTPSLSPLSAKQTHFPATAKSVIFLFMEGGPSHIDMFDPKPALQKLAGKPLPDSFEKPITAMGEINAPLLASKRKWKQHGEAGTWVSDWLPNIATCVDDIAVVRGCWTNGINHAGGVCQMNTCIPLAGRPSLGSWVTYGLGTANESLPAFVVIQDNNGTVVNGPRNWGTAFIPAVYQGTRLNTGKEPISNLYRPDDVFVTQESGKLDLLAKLNERHAASRKQQSELDARIESYELAFRMQAAAPEAVDLSQETQATREMYGMDEKETKVYGTNCLLARRLVERGVRFVQLYNGAGSKWDSHSGIEKRHSALCRGMDKCVAGLLKDLKQRGLLDSTLVVWGGEFGRTPMSEKGDGRDHNPTGFTMFMAGGGVKGGQTIGGTDELGLYAVEDRMHVKDIHTSIYHLLGLSNMKLEYRHKGSPERPTLNEGEFMEKLVTG from the coding sequence ATGAATCAATATCAGGATATCAATACTGTCGTCAATCGTCGTCAGCTCCTCATGCAGGCTGGAGCCGGCTTCGGTGGGATCGCTTTGAACGCCATGCTCGCACAACAGGCCGAAGCAGCTGCCAAGACGAAACCCAAGAAGCCTACGCCATCACTTTCACCTCTGTCGGCCAAGCAGACGCATTTCCCGGCGACGGCGAAGAGTGTGATCTTCCTGTTCATGGAAGGGGGCCCGAGCCACATCGACATGTTCGATCCCAAGCCGGCACTGCAGAAGCTCGCTGGCAAACCGCTGCCCGACAGTTTCGAGAAGCCAATTACCGCGATGGGCGAAATCAATGCTCCCCTGCTGGCATCCAAACGCAAATGGAAACAGCACGGCGAAGCCGGTACCTGGGTTTCCGACTGGCTGCCGAACATCGCCACCTGCGTAGATGACATCGCTGTCGTACGCGGCTGCTGGACCAACGGGATTAACCACGCCGGTGGTGTCTGCCAGATGAATACCTGCATTCCGCTCGCCGGCCGTCCCTCACTGGGCAGCTGGGTGACTTATGGATTGGGAACAGCGAACGAAAGTCTGCCTGCTTTCGTCGTCATTCAGGACAACAACGGCACGGTGGTCAATGGTCCGCGTAACTGGGGAACGGCTTTCATTCCCGCCGTGTACCAGGGAACCCGCTTGAATACAGGTAAGGAACCCATTTCCAATCTGTACCGTCCCGATGATGTGTTTGTGACTCAGGAGTCTGGCAAACTCGATCTGCTTGCCAAGCTGAATGAGCGGCATGCTGCGTCCCGCAAACAACAGTCTGAACTGGATGCCCGGATTGAGTCTTACGAGTTGGCGTTCCGCATGCAGGCCGCTGCTCCCGAAGCCGTTGACCTGAGTCAGGAAACCCAGGCCACCCGGGAAATGTACGGGATGGACGAGAAGGAGACCAAAGTTTACGGTACCAACTGTCTGCTGGCCCGCCGACTGGTCGAGCGAGGTGTTCGCTTCGTGCAACTGTATAATGGTGCTGGTAGTAAGTGGGATTCACACTCCGGCATTGAAAAACGTCATTCGGCACTCTGTCGCGGCATGGATAAATGTGTTGCCGGCCTGTTGAAAGACCTCAAGCAGCGTGGTCTGCTCGATTCGACTCTCGTCGTCTGGGGCGGAGAATTTGGTCGAACTCCGATGAGTGAAAAAGGGGATGGCCGCGATCATAACCCGACCGGCTTTACCATGTTCATGGCTGGTGGCGGTGTGAAAGGGGGCCAGACGATCGGCGGGACCGACGAACTGGGTCTCTATGCCGTCGAAGATCGGATGCACGTGAAAGACATTCACACCAGTATTTATCACCTGCTCGGTCTGAGTAACATGAAGCTGGAATATCGTCACAAAGGAAGTCCGGAACGCCCCACGCTGAACGAAGGGGAATTCATGGAAAAACTGGTGACAGGCTAG
- a CDS encoding DUF1549 domain-containing protein codes for MRLLAVSLLLLISASAVHAADKAQTPNAADAHQQLKFFEKNVRPLLIKHCLECHGEKKQKGELRLDSLKAMLQGGESGSASVVPGKSSESLLIEAIKYESYEMPPEKKLSDKEIAVLTRWVDEGAFWPQHEDHVIKQRKNETFFTEEDRSFWVFQPVEEPKVPQVDQSQWSKNPVDAFVYRRLKKEGLTPADEASRTALIRRAYFDLLGLPPTVEQINAFVNDPSPDAWPRLIDELLESPHYGEKWARHWLDVVRYAESDGFNQDAFRPEIWRYRDYVIESFNSDKPYSRFVKEQLAGDEIAPEDPNALAATGFLRHYLYEYNQRDSRTQWNDILDNITDATGDVFLGVSMGCARCHDHKFDPIPNQDYYRLRAFFAPLMPRDDVPFVTPRELAEYNQKLEVWEKKTADIRAQIDELTKSKLERAAANQIKMFPPDLQEIMAKPQGEWTALEHQLADLIQRQVDIQESRALASLKKSDKDDGKKYNELLKQLAAFDDLKPKPLPTGMSVTDAPGAPPVTTIPDDPSHTPIDPGFLSLLKPGEAEIMQISTAPHSSGRRTALANWMVDPNNRLTTRVMTNRVWQYHFGTGLVATSNDFGHMGEAPTHPELLDWLTSYFVENNWSIKSLHRLIMNSKTYRLSAFHPNPGPAELKDPQNRLHWRGNIRRLNAEDIRDAALLISGELDTKLGGPSVSASQPRRSVYTIMKRNKQDEVLGAFDLPGGIQSTAKRDVTTTANQALLMLNGKWFLSRAKAMARTVKPESFNDDRELVSFLHQKTYGKKPEPAEIDLMLGFLKSQEKRVAAAAESKQQTYVGQITQTDAEAVKLGKGSTLNDLHLSPAHALPDEDFTIEATVKLDSIYENAAVNTIASHWTGNNKQQGWSLGVTSQKSAYKPRNLILQFVGKNQEGKLTYEVVPSNIHLELNKPYYVAATVDISETGESGIHFYVKALDSKEPVQTAAVKHQVVGDYRPGHDFILGGREKTSGSRWNGMLDNVRLSRAALTQEELLINNPEQRPESVVGFWQFNTQQGLLKNSLADRLHLSAPAGSGGADARQQALVDLCHVMLNSNGFLYLD; via the coding sequence ATGAGACTCCTTGCTGTCAGTCTATTGCTGTTGATCTCGGCCTCTGCGGTCCACGCAGCCGATAAAGCTCAAACTCCGAACGCCGCTGATGCGCATCAGCAGTTGAAGTTCTTCGAGAAAAATGTACGCCCCCTGCTGATTAAACACTGCCTGGAATGCCATGGCGAAAAGAAGCAGAAAGGCGAGCTGCGGCTGGACTCTCTCAAAGCAATGCTGCAGGGGGGAGAGAGCGGTTCCGCTTCGGTCGTGCCCGGAAAGTCGTCCGAAAGTCTGCTGATCGAGGCGATCAAATACGAATCATACGAAATGCCACCCGAGAAGAAGCTCTCCGATAAAGAGATTGCCGTGCTGACTCGCTGGGTGGATGAAGGCGCGTTCTGGCCACAGCACGAAGATCATGTTATCAAACAGCGGAAAAATGAAACCTTCTTCACCGAAGAAGATCGCAGCTTCTGGGTCTTCCAGCCGGTCGAGGAGCCCAAGGTTCCCCAGGTGGATCAGTCACAGTGGTCAAAGAACCCGGTCGATGCTTTCGTCTATCGCCGCCTGAAAAAAGAAGGGCTTACTCCCGCGGATGAAGCGAGCCGGACGGCACTGATTCGTCGTGCCTACTTCGACCTGCTGGGACTGCCTCCCACCGTCGAGCAGATCAACGCCTTCGTGAATGATCCCTCTCCCGATGCCTGGCCACGCCTGATTGACGAGCTGCTGGAAAGCCCGCACTACGGCGAAAAGTGGGCCCGTCACTGGCTGGACGTTGTCCGCTATGCGGAATCGGATGGTTTCAACCAGGATGCGTTCCGACCCGAAATCTGGCGTTACCGGGACTATGTCATTGAGTCATTCAATTCAGACAAGCCTTATTCCCGCTTCGTCAAGGAACAATTGGCCGGCGATGAAATCGCTCCCGAAGATCCCAATGCTCTGGCGGCCACCGGCTTCCTGAGACACTACCTCTACGAGTACAACCAGCGTGATTCCCGTACTCAGTGGAATGACATTCTGGATAATATCACCGATGCTACCGGGGATGTCTTCCTGGGAGTCAGCATGGGCTGTGCCCGCTGCCACGATCACAAGTTCGATCCGATTCCCAACCAGGACTACTATCGCCTGCGGGCCTTCTTCGCTCCGCTGATGCCCCGCGATGACGTCCCTTTTGTGACACCCCGGGAACTGGCGGAATACAATCAAAAACTTGAAGTCTGGGAAAAGAAAACCGCTGATATTCGTGCTCAGATTGATGAGCTCACCAAAAGTAAGCTGGAGCGGGCCGCTGCGAATCAGATCAAGATGTTCCCGCCCGACCTCCAGGAAATTATGGCTAAGCCACAAGGAGAGTGGACCGCGCTGGAACACCAGTTGGCCGATCTCATTCAGCGACAGGTCGACATTCAGGAAAGTCGAGCGCTGGCTTCTCTGAAGAAGAGCGACAAGGATGACGGCAAGAAATACAACGAACTGCTCAAGCAACTGGCGGCCTTCGATGATCTGAAGCCCAAGCCGCTGCCAACCGGTATGAGTGTTACTGACGCACCCGGTGCACCACCAGTGACCACGATTCCCGATGATCCTAGCCATACGCCCATCGATCCCGGATTCCTCTCGCTGCTGAAGCCTGGAGAAGCCGAGATTATGCAGATTTCTACCGCCCCGCATTCTTCAGGGCGACGTACTGCACTGGCGAACTGGATGGTCGATCCCAACAACCGACTCACAACCCGTGTGATGACCAACCGGGTCTGGCAGTATCATTTCGGTACTGGTCTGGTGGCGACTTCCAACGACTTTGGTCACATGGGAGAAGCGCCGACTCATCCCGAACTGCTCGACTGGTTGACCTCCTATTTCGTCGAGAATAACTGGAGTATCAAGAGCCTGCACCGGTTGATCATGAATTCGAAGACCTACCGTCTGTCGGCCTTTCATCCCAATCCGGGACCGGCTGAGTTGAAAGATCCACAGAACCGTCTGCACTGGCGGGGAAATATCCGTCGTCTGAATGCGGAAGATATTCGCGATGCGGCACTGCTGATTTCAGGTGAACTGGATACAAAACTGGGTGGACCCAGTGTCAGTGCCAGCCAGCCGCGACGCAGTGTCTACACCATCATGAAGCGGAATAAGCAGGATGAAGTCCTCGGGGCGTTCGATCTGCCGGGCGGTATTCAGAGTACTGCCAAGCGGGATGTCACCACGACCGCAAACCAGGCCCTGCTGATGCTCAACGGAAAATGGTTCCTGTCGCGTGCCAAAGCCATGGCCCGCACAGTTAAGCCGGAATCATTTAATGATGACCGGGAACTGGTATCGTTCCTGCATCAGAAAACCTACGGCAAAAAACCGGAACCAGCAGAAATTGATCTCATGCTCGGATTCCTTAAGTCACAGGAAAAACGCGTAGCAGCTGCAGCTGAATCTAAGCAGCAGACCTACGTTGGTCAGATCACGCAGACCGATGCGGAAGCGGTCAAGCTGGGTAAAGGCTCGACGTTGAATGATCTGCACCTGTCTCCGGCCCATGCGTTGCCCGATGAAGACTTCACAATCGAAGCCACCGTCAAACTGGATTCCATCTATGAGAACGCCGCCGTCAATACGATCGCCTCTCACTGGACCGGTAATAATAAACAGCAGGGTTGGTCGCTGGGAGTCACCAGTCAGAAGTCTGCTTACAAGCCGCGGAATCTGATTCTGCAGTTTGTCGGTAAGAACCAGGAAGGCAAACTGACTTACGAAGTTGTGCCTTCCAATATCCACCTGGAACTCAATAAGCCTTATTACGTCGCCGCAACCGTCGACATCTCAGAGACCGGAGAGTCCGGCATTCACTTCTATGTGAAAGCCCTCGACTCGAAGGAACCTGTGCAGACGGCTGCAGTCAAGCATCAGGTCGTCGGCGACTATCGTCCGGGGCATGATTTTATTCTGGGCGGTCGCGAGAAAACCTCCGGCAGTCGCTGGAACGGGATGCTCGACAATGTCCGGCTGTCTCGTGCCGCACTGACCCAGGAAGAACTTTTGATTAACAATCCGGAACAGCGGCCCGAGTCGGTGGTCGGTTTCTGGCAGTTTAATACACAGCAGGGACTGCTGAAAAACAGTCTGGCTGATCGTCTGCATCTGTCTGCTCCCGCTGGTTCGGGAGGCGCCGATGCACGACAGCAGGCCCTCGTTGACTTGTGTCACGTGATGTTGAACTCCAACGGTTTTCTGTATCTCGATTAA
- a CDS encoding FecR domain-containing protein yields the protein MSQNNQHNEILYELFGALCNESITPEQHQQLEEILATDADAREKYFNYLDLHLNLDRLHDEQTDADFEFQPHISPASQTNTLPENVWKTSQVLLLMSALICVTVIVSFVALSQPQAPALLSQVGPATPALDESPLAKVTQTAAVRFAEGAPLLKVGSPIEEGQEYAISAGQLQLIFANGAEVILTGPAVFESQGCEHLAVRYGACSVYAPDGAEGFTVETPLSNVVDYGTRFSVNVSEAGITDVQVIEGETDVRPVKLDPSCEIPPKRLTRGMAQRLTTNNGLVVDEIPFDKSQYVSQLPDRIVTYTTTRGPSNRAQDLKCVTVQRGGKQYQYEIEDLIGVELTHYTGKSFLTRNDGVDPGNDDHSETLRRHLLDQDHCLLTGVVNPGGSTSPLTTPPVMNPVNDPRQPNTPGMAVRFHQPIVNDAGPDIVLFDLQVIVHSTTGDAFYVTPLPFSSKLKTHKVEQFDIDLASPEAQLLEKFWLHIFQQKNKNQQDAIQSISELESATGNGGNWHVVGAKALAVGIDLSDLGVPEGQTVDGIFLQDALDNQDIVDPVFIAGFPPLKHTTEK from the coding sequence ATGAGCCAGAACAATCAGCATAACGAAATCCTGTATGAGCTGTTTGGTGCACTGTGCAATGAAAGCATTACGCCCGAGCAGCACCAGCAGCTTGAAGAGATTCTGGCTACCGATGCAGATGCCCGGGAAAAGTATTTCAACTATCTGGATCTGCACCTGAATCTTGATCGTCTGCACGACGAGCAGACAGACGCGGACTTTGAATTTCAACCGCATATTTCTCCCGCCAGTCAGACAAATACACTGCCCGAGAATGTCTGGAAGACGTCCCAGGTTCTGTTGCTGATGAGCGCATTGATCTGTGTGACAGTCATCGTTAGTTTCGTCGCTCTGAGTCAGCCACAGGCACCCGCGCTGCTCAGTCAGGTGGGGCCCGCCACTCCCGCCCTGGACGAATCACCGCTCGCAAAAGTCACCCAGACCGCAGCAGTCCGTTTTGCAGAAGGTGCACCGCTGCTGAAAGTTGGTTCGCCAATCGAGGAAGGTCAGGAATACGCGATTTCAGCCGGTCAACTGCAGCTGATTTTTGCCAATGGCGCGGAAGTGATTTTAACAGGCCCTGCTGTCTTTGAGAGCCAGGGCTGCGAGCATCTGGCGGTACGCTATGGTGCCTGTTCGGTTTATGCTCCCGATGGTGCTGAAGGCTTTACCGTCGAAACCCCGCTCTCCAACGTTGTCGATTATGGCACCCGCTTCTCGGTGAATGTCTCAGAAGCTGGTATCACCGATGTGCAGGTGATTGAAGGGGAAACCGATGTCCGGCCCGTCAAGCTGGATCCGTCCTGCGAAATCCCTCCCAAACGTCTGACCCGGGGCATGGCGCAGCGGTTGACGACCAACAATGGTCTGGTTGTGGACGAAATTCCCTTCGACAAGAGCCAGTACGTTTCCCAGCTGCCCGACCGGATCGTGACTTATACGACGACCAGGGGACCCAGCAACCGCGCCCAGGACCTGAAATGCGTGACTGTGCAGCGCGGCGGAAAACAATACCAATACGAAATCGAAGACCTGATTGGCGTCGAGCTGACACACTACACCGGGAAATCATTCCTGACCCGGAATGACGGCGTCGATCCGGGTAACGATGATCATTCAGAAACGCTTCGTCGTCATCTGCTCGATCAGGATCACTGTCTGTTGACAGGTGTTGTCAATCCCGGCGGGTCTACCAGTCCCCTGACAACTCCGCCGGTAATGAATCCGGTCAACGATCCCCGTCAACCAAATACACCAGGTATGGCAGTTCGTTTCCATCAGCCGATCGTCAACGACGCCGGTCCGGATATCGTGCTGTTCGATCTGCAGGTCATCGTGCATAGCACCACCGGCGATGCCTTTTATGTCACGCCGCTCCCTTTTTCCTCAAAACTGAAAACCCACAAAGTTGAACAGTTTGATATCGATCTGGCTTCTCCGGAAGCACAGCTGCTCGAGAAATTCTGGCTGCATATTTTCCAGCAGAAGAACAAGAATCAGCAGGATGCAATTCAATCGATCAGCGAACTGGAATCAGCCACCGGCAATGGTGGTAACTGGCATGTGGTCGGCGCGAAAGCTCTGGCCGTCGGCATTGATCTGTCCGACCTGGGAGTCCCGGAAGGCCAGACCGTCGATGGAATCTTCCTTCAGGATGCCCTCGACAACCAGGACATTGTCGATCCGGTCTTTATTGCCGGGTTCCCTCCGTTGAAACATACCACTGAAAAATAA
- a CDS encoding sigma-70 family RNA polymerase sigma factor: MDNEQHPTDISDDLHVKFLHVFTQHRNQIYSYIFSLLPHRDDAEDVFQRTSLILWKKFPEYDESSSFFSWACGVAFYEVKNFIRVAQRKRLQFREDVIEQLADERAGIPQLKLDQRASTLQECIKKLKDKDRELINQVYREQTPVKELADAAGAAIQTLYNRLNQIRRQLTHCIERTLSYTGEGK; encoded by the coding sequence ATGGATAATGAACAGCACCCGACTGACATCTCCGACGATTTGCATGTGAAATTTCTGCATGTATTTACCCAGCATCGGAACCAGATCTATTCGTATATTTTTTCTCTGCTGCCTCACAGGGATGACGCTGAGGACGTTTTTCAGCGGACCAGTCTGATCCTCTGGAAGAAGTTCCCCGAATACGATGAGTCGAGCAGTTTTTTTTCCTGGGCCTGTGGAGTCGCCTTCTATGAGGTCAAGAACTTCATCAGGGTGGCACAACGCAAACGACTGCAGTTCCGGGAAGATGTGATTGAACAGCTTGCCGACGAACGGGCCGGGATTCCTCAGCTGAAACTCGATCAGCGAGCCAGCACGTTGCAGGAATGTATCAAGAAATTAAAAGATAAAGACCGGGAACTGATTAATCAGGTCTATCGTGAGCAGACTCCTGTCAAGGAACTGGCGGACGCCGCAGGAGCAGCCATTCAGACATTATATAACAGACTGAATCAGATCCGCCGTCAGTTAACTCACTGTATTGAACGCACGTTGTCATATACAGGAGAGGGAAAATGA
- a CDS encoding DUF1559 domain-containing protein — protein MKNVRRSNCQRGFTLIELLVVIAIIAILIALLLPAVQQAREAARRSTCKNNLKQIGLAMHNYHETFGMFPPGYVEEILNTNGGHVADNEGHWAWNALLLPYLDQAPLFNQLNVGTVPVSTMLNNATVRGSMQKTLPVFRCPSDTGPQIHVEAGRRIMATGGSEYGLAVTNYIASNNSYGLKKDAGTDPTNYANGAFYRNSNVRMRDLTDGSSNVILAGERAYKLGSNNAFAGALYAARDYNATGPAISSAGSSSNQGLISIFGGGAAPINANASTGQGRIAFSSKHVGGAHFLFGDGRVAFLSENIDHRAASIPADSTFEYLIGINDGNVVGEF, from the coding sequence ATGAAGAATGTACGTCGCTCAAATTGCCAGCGGGGTTTTACCCTGATCGAACTGCTGGTGGTCATCGCAATTATTGCTATTTTAATCGCTCTGCTGTTACCAGCTGTACAGCAGGCTCGCGAAGCAGCCCGTCGCAGTACCTGCAAAAATAACCTGAAGCAGATCGGGCTGGCCATGCACAACTACCACGAAACCTTCGGAATGTTTCCCCCGGGTTACGTGGAAGAGATCCTGAACACCAATGGCGGCCATGTCGCCGACAACGAAGGTCACTGGGCCTGGAACGCTCTGCTGCTGCCTTATCTCGATCAGGCACCACTGTTTAACCAGCTCAACGTTGGTACCGTTCCTGTTTCGACCATGCTGAATAATGCCACAGTCCGCGGCTCCATGCAGAAAACTCTGCCCGTATTTCGTTGCCCTTCCGATACCGGCCCACAGATTCATGTCGAAGCCGGCCGCCGGATTATGGCCACTGGTGGATCTGAATACGGTCTGGCAGTCACAAACTACATTGCCTCCAACAACTCATACGGTTTGAAGAAAGACGCCGGTACCGATCCGACCAACTACGCCAACGGTGCCTTTTACCGGAACAGTAACGTACGGATGCGCGATCTGACCGACGGAAGCAGCAATGTGATTCTGGCTGGGGAACGGGCTTACAAGTTGGGTTCGAATAATGCGTTTGCGGGTGCCCTGTATGCTGCCCGTGACTACAACGCCACAGGCCCTGCCATCAGTTCTGCCGGTTCCAGTTCCAACCAGGGACTGATCTCGATCTTTGGTGGTGGCGCCGCTCCCATCAATGCGAATGCATCAACCGGACAGGGTCGTATCGCGTTCAGCAGTAAGCACGTTGGTGGAGCACACTTCCTGTTTGGCGATGGTCGCGTTGCTTTCCTGAGCGAGAACATCGATCACCGTGCCGCCTCCATTCCAGCCGACAGTACGTTCGAATATCTGATCGGCATCAATGACGGCAACGTCGTCGGCGAGTTCTAA